A window of the Corynebacterium minutissimum genome harbors these coding sequences:
- the ppk2 gene encoding polyphosphate kinase 2, with product MSSTKKSPSKPPKLDKQAYEDELKRLQAELVEMQQWVVETGARVVIIMEGRDAAGKGSAIKRITQYLNPRTCRIEALPKPTDRESGQWYFQRYIEKLPTAGEIVIFDRSWYNRAGVERVMGFCTQQEYVRFLHQAPQLEHMLIEDGIILLKYWFSVSDEEQIARFKSRRNDPLRRWKLSPMDLQSITRWEDYSRAKDEMFVHTDTPSAPWYTVESEDKKRSRINVINHILKTVPYQHVEQDVPEIPNRPELEAEYVRPPRNGFAYVPDVAADLERAKVNGDGKKQGKKNKSKKDKKKK from the coding sequence ATGAGTTCAACAAAGAAGTCTCCCTCCAAACCTCCGAAGCTCGACAAGCAAGCTTATGAGGACGAGCTCAAGCGCCTCCAGGCTGAGCTCGTCGAAATGCAGCAATGGGTGGTTGAGACCGGCGCCCGAGTGGTCATCATCATGGAAGGCCGCGACGCCGCCGGTAAGGGCTCCGCTATCAAGCGTATTACGCAGTACCTGAACCCGCGTACCTGCCGCATTGAAGCACTTCCCAAGCCCACCGACCGTGAATCCGGTCAGTGGTACTTCCAGCGCTACATTGAAAAGCTGCCCACCGCTGGCGAGATCGTCATCTTCGACCGTTCCTGGTACAACCGCGCCGGTGTGGAACGCGTCATGGGCTTTTGCACCCAGCAGGAGTACGTGCGCTTCCTCCACCAGGCACCGCAGCTCGAGCACATGCTCATCGAGGATGGCATCATCCTGCTGAAGTACTGGTTCTCGGTGTCCGATGAAGAACAGATCGCTCGTTTCAAGTCTCGCCGTAACGACCCGCTGCGCCGCTGGAAGCTCTCCCCCATGGACTTGCAGTCCATCACTCGGTGGGAGGACTACTCCCGGGCCAAGGATGAGATGTTCGTCCACACGGATACCCCATCCGCACCGTGGTACACCGTGGAGTCTGAGGACAAGAAGCGCTCACGAATCAACGTGATCAACCACATCCTCAAGACGGTTCCCTACCAGCACGTGGAGCAGGACGTACCTGAGATCCCGAACCGACCTGAGCTCGAAGCCGAATACGTCCGCCCGCCGCGCAACGGCTTTGCCTACGTTCCGGATGTCGCTGCCGACTTGGAGCGTGCCAAGGTCAACGGTGACGGCAAGAAGCAGGGCAAGAAAAACAAGTCAAAGAAGGACAAAAAGAAGAAGTAG
- a CDS encoding glyceraldehyde-3-phosphate dehydrogenase — MTANAHIGHEDWNERLELAQEMIPLIHQLHRNNNVVTSIYGRMLIGVTDIDIIKAHRYARRIAERELSTAETLPILKELCTMNLGTASIDLGRLVMGFEESGSDNLRNYLEETLVDLVGAGVDKESTDVVLYGFGRIGRLLARILIAREAAYGGVRLRAIVVRKKGDIDILKRASLLRRDSVHGAFNGSIAVDEENEVIWANGTKIQMIYANNPAEIDYTQYGIDNAIVVDNTGVWRDRDGLSQHLQSKGVARVLLTAPGKGDLKNIVYGINQGDIEESDQILSAASCTTNGITPVLKVINDRYGVVHGHVETAHSFTNDQNLIDNFHKGDRRGRAAGLNMVLTETGAAKAVSKALPEFEGKLTGNAIRVPTPDVSMAVLNLELEKEVDRDEVNDFLRNVSLHSDLRQQISYIASPEVVSSDFVGSTHAGVVDGLATIASGKHLVLYVWYDNEFGYSNQVIRIVEDIAGARPVVYPKRVDVSEL, encoded by the coding sequence GTGACTGCAAACGCGCATATTGGGCACGAGGACTGGAACGAACGTCTGGAGCTGGCCCAGGAGATGATCCCGCTCATCCACCAGCTGCACCGCAATAACAACGTCGTGACCTCCATTTACGGTCGCATGCTTATCGGCGTGACCGATATTGACATCATCAAGGCTCACCGTTATGCCCGCCGCATTGCTGAGCGTGAGCTCTCCACTGCTGAGACTCTGCCCATCCTCAAGGAACTGTGCACGATGAACCTGGGCACCGCCTCGATTGACCTGGGCCGCTTGGTCATGGGCTTTGAGGAGTCTGGTTCCGATAATCTGCGGAACTACCTGGAGGAGACCTTGGTCGACCTCGTCGGTGCAGGCGTGGATAAGGAATCCACTGACGTCGTGCTCTACGGCTTCGGCCGCATTGGCCGCCTGCTGGCCCGCATCCTTATCGCCCGCGAAGCTGCCTACGGCGGTGTGCGCCTGCGCGCCATCGTTGTTCGCAAGAAGGGCGACATTGACATTCTCAAGCGCGCCTCCCTCCTGCGCCGCGATTCGGTCCACGGTGCCTTCAACGGCTCCATTGCTGTGGATGAGGAGAATGAGGTCATCTGGGCCAATGGCACCAAGATTCAGATGATTTACGCCAACAACCCGGCAGAAATCGATTACACCCAGTACGGTATCGACAATGCCATTGTCGTCGACAACACCGGTGTCTGGCGTGACCGCGACGGCCTATCCCAGCACCTGCAGTCCAAGGGTGTGGCTCGCGTGCTGCTTACTGCCCCGGGCAAGGGTGACCTCAAGAACATCGTGTACGGCATCAACCAGGGGGACATCGAGGAGTCTGACCAGATTCTCTCCGCCGCATCCTGCACCACCAACGGCATTACCCCGGTGCTCAAGGTCATCAATGACCGCTACGGTGTGGTTCACGGCCACGTGGAAACCGCGCACTCCTTTACCAATGACCAGAACCTCATCGACAACTTCCACAAGGGTGATCGCCGCGGCCGCGCAGCGGGCCTGAACATGGTCCTCACCGAAACCGGTGCGGCCAAGGCCGTATCCAAGGCGCTGCCGGAGTTCGAGGGCAAGCTCACCGGCAACGCCATCCGCGTTCCTACCCCGGACGTGTCCATGGCTGTGCTCAACCTGGAGCTGGAGAAGGAAGTAGACCGCGACGAGGTCAACGACTTCCTACGCAACGTTTCTCTGCACTCTGACTTGCGCCAGCAGATTTCCTACATTGCTTCCCCTGAGGTTGTGTCCTCCGACTTCGTCGGCTCTACCCACGCTGGTGTCGTTGATGGTCTGGCGACCATCGCCTCCGGCAAGCACCTCGTGCTCTACGTCTGGTACGACAACGAGTTCGGCTACTCCAACCAGGTCATCCGCATCGTCGAGGACATCGCTGGCGCCCGCCCGGTGGTGTACCCGAAGCGCGTTGACGTCTCTGAGCTCTAA
- a CDS encoding sensor histidine kinase: MSFSRTARAFLTSVRLGDALLSGVAGLVAAFYCALAASSAGTVEVIEALLSLLFIPFFLVWRSKPVLSAAGFLVLLSAWAVTWMSQLPANSGLPPWALTAPMAVYTTSRYINHRLLPRAILLITALGTFISPFMWRIDVESYLLRYEVDTHFLAMVVAHWAVLGSTYFIAARYFDRDRQREALARERFHQAQEEERLLIARELHDVLAHSLTLIKVQANAGIVAATSDSGAAEDALLSIRENADSALGEVRGIVAALRSPGPTSLEPAQQLEHIEAILEGFRVAGLKIDANLPASFAVPSLVQMALVRIITEGLTNALRHQGVGTHVTVELALDDAPSLTLTSTNQHPSPSNVSGSGVGLVGIGERARSLGGRLDYSGDAHVFNLHAQIPMKDTKNAAQQL; encoded by the coding sequence ATGAGCTTTTCCCGCACCGCGCGCGCCTTCCTGACCTCGGTGCGTTTGGGGGACGCACTACTCTCAGGAGTCGCGGGGCTCGTAGCGGCCTTTTATTGTGCCTTGGCGGCTTCCTCCGCCGGAACAGTAGAGGTTATCGAAGCTCTCTTGTCCCTGCTGTTCATACCGTTCTTCCTCGTGTGGCGCTCGAAGCCAGTCCTAAGTGCGGCAGGCTTTTTAGTTCTTCTTTCAGCCTGGGCAGTCACGTGGATGAGCCAGCTTCCTGCTAATAGCGGCTTGCCGCCTTGGGCGTTGACCGCCCCGATGGCCGTGTACACCACCTCGCGGTACATAAACCACAGGCTACTTCCTCGGGCGATCCTCCTCATCACCGCGCTCGGAACCTTCATCTCCCCCTTCATGTGGCGGATCGATGTTGAATCCTATCTTCTCCGCTATGAGGTGGACACCCACTTCCTCGCTATGGTTGTGGCTCACTGGGCGGTACTGGGAAGCACATACTTCATTGCTGCCCGCTATTTCGACCGTGATCGCCAACGAGAGGCACTGGCCCGCGAGCGCTTCCACCAGGCACAAGAAGAAGAACGCCTCCTCATTGCACGGGAGCTACACGATGTCCTCGCCCATTCCCTCACCCTGATTAAGGTTCAGGCTAATGCGGGCATCGTTGCAGCGACATCGGATTCCGGCGCGGCTGAGGACGCACTTCTGTCAATCCGGGAGAACGCAGATTCCGCATTGGGCGAGGTTCGGGGAATTGTCGCTGCTTTACGCTCGCCTGGTCCCACGTCGCTGGAGCCTGCTCAACAACTCGAGCACATCGAGGCAATCCTCGAAGGCTTCCGCGTTGCAGGGCTGAAGATCGATGCAAACCTCCCCGCTTCATTTGCCGTACCGTCGTTGGTTCAGATGGCACTGGTGCGCATCATCACGGAGGGATTGACGAATGCCCTGCGCCATCAGGGCGTCGGCACGCATGTCACGGTTGAGCTTGCGCTTGACGACGCCCCCTCGCTCACCCTCACCTCCACCAATCAACACCCCTCACCGAGCAACGTTTCGGGCAGCGGCGTAGGCCTAGTGGGGATAGGAGAACGTGCTCGTTCCCTTGGCGGTCGCCTCGACTATTCCGGCGATGCTCATGTCTTTAACCTGCACGCACAAATACCCATGAAGGACACCAAAAATGCCGCACAGCAGCTCTAG
- a CDS encoding PepSY domain-containing protein translates to MTLLSRVLAAGIAVSVSAALVACSSDKEADPAPATTPPPMETVTETLGTTVVEQDDDDRDAKTDDRDDRDDKRAEATDSLTDDDAVAAAYAHAGVDASTVTEKEADYDDGDDGKGPHWEIEFTSNGQEYEYDVDAATGAVLEHEVD, encoded by the coding sequence ATGACTCTTCTCTCCCGTGTCCTCGCCGCCGGCATTGCAGTGTCTGTATCTGCAGCACTGGTCGCATGTTCTTCAGACAAGGAGGCAGACCCAGCTCCCGCCACGACTCCTCCTCCGATGGAGACTGTCACTGAAACGCTTGGGACAACTGTTGTCGAGCAGGACGACGATGACCGCGATGCCAAGACCGACGACCGTGATGACCGCGACGACAAGCGGGCAGAAGCCACTGACTCACTCACCGATGACGATGCCGTGGCTGCCGCCTATGCCCATGCCGGCGTAGACGCCAGCACCGTCACGGAAAAGGAAGCTGACTACGACGACGGTGACGATGGCAAGGGCCCGCACTGGGAAATTGAGTTCACATCCAACGGCCAGGAGTATGAGTACGATGTCGACGCTGCCACTGGCGCGGTGCTCGAGCACGAGGTCGACTAA
- the pth gene encoding aminoacyl-tRNA hydrolase — translation MTTSSFLVVGLGNPGPKYAGTRHNIGFDVADELAHELFASFSVHKKTNTDIAEARRGDTKVIVAKPRSFMNLSGGPIKALAQYFNVSPAHIIVVHDELELDFGQIKLRLGGGDHGHNGLRSTTKSLGTKDYRRLSVGIGRPPGRMDPASFVLKPWSKQEAQEVPIMCADAVDEILRALD, via the coding sequence GTGACTACTTCTTCTTTCCTCGTCGTGGGGCTGGGCAACCCCGGCCCAAAGTACGCCGGTACCCGCCATAACATCGGTTTTGACGTGGCTGATGAACTGGCCCACGAGCTCTTCGCTTCTTTTTCCGTTCACAAGAAGACGAACACGGATATTGCCGAGGCACGGCGTGGGGACACCAAGGTGATCGTCGCGAAGCCGCGCAGCTTCATGAATCTCTCCGGCGGGCCCATCAAGGCCCTCGCGCAGTACTTCAACGTCTCCCCTGCACACATCATTGTGGTACACGATGAACTCGAGCTGGACTTTGGCCAGATCAAGTTGCGCCTCGGCGGCGGGGACCATGGCCACAATGGTCTGCGTTCCACGACGAAATCTTTGGGCACGAAGGACTATCGGCGTCTTTCCGTGGGTATTGGGCGCCCGCCTGGACGCATGGATCCGGCCTCGTTCGTACTCAAACCGTGGAGCAAACAGGAGGCCCAGGAGGTTCCCATCATGTGTGCCGACGCGGTGGATGAGATTCTTCGCGCGTTAGACTAG
- a CDS encoding 50S ribosomal protein L25/general stress protein Ctc, with the protein MASERPVLKGEVRSEFGKGFARRLRVAGRVPGVVYGHAVDVLHFSVDRLELTALIRANGVNAVFELELEGEQHLVMVKHIDQNVLTFDIDHIDLLSIKRGEKVEVEVPLTIEGEPAPGLMFIQDADVLLVESDVLNIPEEIAVSIEGLEDGTVVTAGDITLPEGTTLVAEEDTVIVSISEPEVDEDVEAAAEAAEEGGAEAGADSEEGAEASEEKKDEE; encoded by the coding sequence ATGGCTTCTGAGCGCCCCGTACTCAAAGGTGAAGTCCGCTCTGAATTTGGCAAGGGCTTTGCCCGTCGCCTGCGCGTAGCCGGCCGCGTTCCGGGTGTTGTCTACGGCCACGCCGTTGACGTTCTGCACTTCTCGGTCGACCGCCTCGAGCTGACCGCTCTGATCCGTGCCAACGGTGTCAACGCTGTGTTCGAGCTGGAGCTCGAGGGCGAGCAGCACCTGGTCATGGTCAAGCACATCGACCAGAACGTCCTGACCTTCGACATCGACCACATCGACCTGCTCTCCATTAAGCGTGGCGAGAAGGTTGAGGTTGAGGTTCCGCTCACCATCGAGGGCGAGCCGGCCCCGGGCCTCATGTTCATCCAGGATGCCGACGTCCTCCTCGTCGAGTCCGACGTACTCAACATTCCGGAAGAGATCGCCGTGTCCATCGAGGGTCTCGAGGATGGCACCGTGGTCACCGCTGGCGACATCACCCTGCCGGAGGGCACCACCCTCGTGGCCGAGGAAGACACCGTCATCGTCTCCATCTCCGAGCCGGAGGTTGATGAGGACGTCGAGGCTGCCGCTGAGGCTGCTGAGGAAGGCGGCGCTGAGGCTGGCGCCGACTCCGAGGAAGGCGCTGAGGCTTCCGAGGAGAAGAAGGACGAGGAGTAA
- a CDS encoding response regulator: MPHSSSRIRVLLADDQAMLLSALSTILTAQEDIEVTATATSGAEAVKSALAHHIDVAILDIRMPGMDGISAAQAILERKPECRIIMLTTFNDEELVAQSISTGANGFLLKDADPEVLVTAVRDVAQGESVLAAEVTGPVLEAYRSALTHDSLSAQERQGLSLVTRREMEVLSLLARGATNAEIASDMVIAETTVKTHVSALMSKLAARDRVALVLLAQRAGVA; this comes from the coding sequence ATGCCGCACAGCAGCTCTAGAATCCGCGTCTTGTTGGCCGATGATCAAGCAATGCTGCTCTCAGCACTGTCTACTATCCTCACTGCGCAAGAAGACATCGAAGTAACGGCTACCGCTACCTCGGGAGCGGAAGCCGTAAAATCTGCACTCGCTCACCACATCGATGTGGCTATCCTCGACATTCGCATGCCCGGCATGGACGGCATTTCGGCGGCTCAAGCCATACTCGAGCGAAAGCCAGAGTGCCGCATCATCATGCTCACCACCTTTAACGATGAAGAGCTCGTAGCGCAGTCCATCTCCACTGGTGCCAACGGCTTCCTATTGAAGGATGCCGACCCAGAGGTTCTCGTGACCGCCGTGCGCGATGTGGCGCAGGGGGAATCGGTATTGGCCGCCGAGGTTACCGGCCCTGTGCTCGAGGCCTATCGCTCCGCGCTCACGCACGATAGCCTCAGCGCCCAGGAACGCCAAGGACTCAGCCTGGTAACGCGGCGCGAAATGGAAGTACTCTCATTGCTAGCCCGTGGTGCTACGAATGCGGAGATAGCCTCCGACATGGTCATCGCGGAAACCACGGTAAAAACACATGTCTCCGCGCTCATGTCGAAGCTCGCCGCACGCGACCGCGTGGCCCTCGTTCTCTTAGCCCAACGCGCTGGGGTTGCCTAA
- a CDS encoding ATP-binding cassette domain-containing protein produces MNCDISFENITKTFGQQRVLDGLSFCITPGRVHALLGRNGAGKSTLFSILLGLVPADSGSMSVAGQPWTRDVLRQIGASVNGPAFYGHLSAEANLRVHARLLGLPDSEIDRVLSIAGLRGVGAKKAKSFSTGMKARLALAQALLGDPEILVLDEPQNGLDPQGIMELRKLLQQLAAAGHTVIVSSHQLGEVLHLAHDITVLAEGTIRYSGSLHELAPRGQLEEEFFRLTSPSRASQASISREGESRD; encoded by the coding sequence ATGAATTGCGACATCTCTTTTGAGAACATCACGAAGACTTTTGGTCAGCAACGAGTCCTCGATGGCCTCTCTTTCTGTATCACTCCTGGCCGCGTGCATGCGCTCCTCGGACGCAACGGGGCAGGAAAATCAACACTCTTTTCCATTCTTTTAGGCCTCGTGCCGGCTGACTCTGGCTCCATGAGCGTGGCTGGCCAACCATGGACACGCGATGTGCTTCGCCAGATTGGTGCTTCAGTCAACGGACCGGCTTTTTATGGCCATCTGTCCGCCGAGGCAAATCTTCGTGTTCATGCCCGGCTGCTGGGGCTTCCCGACTCTGAGATTGACCGCGTCCTCTCCATCGCTGGGCTCCGCGGCGTTGGTGCCAAGAAGGCGAAATCCTTTTCCACCGGTATGAAAGCACGCTTGGCTTTGGCACAAGCACTCCTCGGTGATCCAGAGATTCTTGTCCTTGATGAGCCTCAGAATGGCCTCGATCCCCAAGGCATCATGGAATTGCGAAAGCTGCTACAGCAACTGGCCGCGGCTGGGCACACCGTTATCGTCAGCTCCCACCAGCTTGGTGAAGTTCTGCATCTTGCACATGACATCACGGTCTTGGCCGAGGGCACGATTCGATATTCCGGTTCCCTACACGAGCTAGCACCCCGTGGCCAGTTGGAAGAGGAATTCTTCCGGCTCACGTCACCGAGCCGTGCCTCCCAAGCATCTATCTCTCGGGAAGGGGAATCACGTGACTAA
- a CDS encoding SDR family NAD(P)-dependent oxidoreductase has translation MSHAFSSNLDPRTIVITGASDGVGASAARILHKRRPQDTLVLVGRNPQKTQAVAEEIDANYHVADFESLGQVRRLAEELRQYENIHALGNNAGGIFDGPFATADGFERTWQVNVVAPFLLTSLLRDILRDSDATVVQTASVANMVMSSFDPGDPNTFEKFSAERAYGNAKLGDILLTRYFDSHGLTAVAFHPGVLKTSFAKTSTSKTSTLYSSVLGKRFGTADQGGENLAFFLTGTPGIHFESGEYYNDKRKPGLRRPIAKKLSVARRIFDDLGRQLDVEW, from the coding sequence ATGAGCCACGCCTTCTCATCGAACCTGGATCCACGGACCATCGTCATTACTGGCGCCTCAGACGGAGTGGGGGCCTCCGCCGCCCGCATTCTGCACAAGCGTCGCCCACAGGACACGCTCGTGCTCGTCGGCCGCAACCCGCAGAAAACACAGGCCGTGGCTGAGGAAATCGATGCTAACTATCACGTGGCGGATTTTGAATCTTTGGGTCAGGTACGTCGCCTCGCGGAGGAACTACGCCAGTACGAGAACATCCATGCCTTGGGCAACAATGCTGGCGGGATTTTTGATGGTCCCTTTGCCACGGCCGATGGTTTTGAGCGCACGTGGCAGGTCAACGTTGTGGCTCCTTTCCTGCTGACGTCCTTGTTGCGCGATATCTTGCGGGATAGCGATGCGACGGTGGTGCAGACCGCCTCGGTGGCGAATATGGTGATGTCCTCCTTCGATCCAGGTGACCCGAACACCTTTGAGAAGTTTTCCGCGGAGCGCGCCTATGGCAATGCCAAGCTCGGCGATATTCTGCTTACCCGCTACTTCGACTCCCATGGGCTGACCGCCGTGGCCTTCCACCCCGGTGTGCTCAAGACCAGTTTTGCGAAAACCTCGACGAGCAAGACGAGCACGCTGTATTCCAGCGTTCTGGGCAAGCGCTTCGGCACGGCTGATCAGGGTGGCGAGAATCTCGCTTTCTTCCTCACCGGCACCCCGGGTATCCATTTCGAGTCCGGCGAATACTATAACGACAAGCGCAAGCCAGGACTGCGGCGCCCAATTGCAAAGAAGCTCTCAGTGGCGCGGCGCATCTTTGATGATCTAGGCCGCCAGCTCGATGTGGAGTGGTAG
- a CDS encoding fumarylacetoacetate hydrolase family protein, whose amino-acid sequence MKLATLRTSFGTCAIRIDGPNVGTELDYEDVGKLLASPDWRKAAQLSGEPVVFDAADLAPVIPNPGKIICVGVNYAKHAREMGRDLPTQPTLFIKFPEALTGPYDDVYVPDFATKKLDYEGELAVVIGTRAHRVKVNDALDHVAGYAIMNDYTLRDYQRATSQFHAGKSFYRTAGFGPWLTTADDWAPGRGARLTTTVDGDVRQDDNTDDLIFSVAELIAFCSSLYPLNPGDVIATGTPEGVGFARGADAMLGDGSVTRISIDGLGSIENTTRFGEPPTNSCGEGCTCTSG is encoded by the coding sequence ATGAAGCTCGCTACTCTCCGCACCAGTTTCGGTACCTGCGCTATTCGCATCGACGGCCCGAATGTGGGCACGGAGTTGGACTACGAGGACGTCGGCAAGCTGCTCGCTAGCCCAGACTGGCGCAAGGCAGCACAGCTTTCAGGAGAACCCGTCGTTTTTGACGCCGCCGACCTTGCCCCCGTCATTCCGAACCCGGGAAAGATCATCTGTGTGGGCGTGAATTACGCCAAGCATGCCCGGGAAATGGGCCGCGACCTTCCGACCCAGCCCACGCTGTTCATCAAGTTTCCGGAGGCACTCACTGGCCCCTACGACGATGTGTATGTGCCCGACTTTGCCACGAAGAAGCTGGATTACGAAGGCGAACTCGCCGTGGTGATCGGGACTCGCGCACACCGCGTGAAAGTAAACGATGCGCTGGACCACGTTGCCGGCTACGCCATCATGAACGATTACACACTGCGCGACTATCAACGCGCTACCTCGCAGTTTCACGCTGGTAAGTCCTTTTACCGCACCGCCGGCTTCGGACCGTGGCTCACCACGGCTGATGACTGGGCACCGGGCCGCGGCGCGCGGCTGACCACGACTGTCGACGGCGACGTACGCCAAGACGACAACACCGATGACCTCATCTTCTCCGTGGCTGAGCTCATCGCCTTCTGCTCGTCCCTCTATCCGCTCAACCCGGGTGATGTCATTGCCACCGGTACCCCGGAAGGCGTGGGGTTTGCGCGGGGTGCGGACGCGATGCTGGGTGACGGCTCCGTGACACGCATCAGCATCGACGGTCTGGGCTCGATCGAGAACACCACGCGTTTTGGGGAACCACCCACCAACAGCTGTGGTGAGGGATGCACCTGCACTTCGGGCTAG
- the pth gene encoding aminoacyl-tRNA hydrolase has product MSSIRDFFARLFGNSAAPSPQPAAGLDPAALSAEWLIVGLGNPGAKYAATRHNVGYMTVDDLLADAGDVLEPVTGHKLSAAPVDVDGTQVLAVRSHTYMNLSGDPVAPLAAQLGVPAEHIIVIHDELDLPAGSVRIKKGGNENGHNGLKSLTERLGTRDYLRVRVGIGRPPKGSSIPDWVLAPVDASPAFESSIATAAEAARLIVSEGMNKAQNEIHSRGK; this is encoded by the coding sequence GTGTCCTCCATCCGTGACTTCTTTGCCCGCCTTTTCGGCAACAGCGCTGCACCGTCGCCGCAACCGGCTGCTGGGCTGGACCCCGCTGCGCTCAGCGCTGAGTGGCTCATCGTGGGCTTGGGCAATCCTGGCGCGAAGTATGCGGCGACGCGCCACAACGTGGGCTACATGACAGTTGATGATCTCCTTGCTGATGCAGGTGATGTGCTTGAGCCGGTCACGGGACACAAGCTCAGCGCCGCGCCCGTTGACGTGGACGGCACGCAGGTTCTGGCCGTGCGCTCGCACACGTACATGAATCTTTCCGGGGACCCCGTGGCGCCCCTGGCTGCACAATTAGGGGTGCCGGCGGAGCACATTATTGTCATCCATGATGAGCTCGATTTGCCCGCTGGCAGCGTGCGTATCAAGAAAGGCGGCAATGAGAATGGCCACAACGGTCTGAAATCGCTGACTGAACGCCTGGGAACCCGCGACTATCTACGTGTGCGCGTGGGCATTGGCCGCCCGCCCAAAGGTAGCTCCATTCCGGATTGGGTGCTCGCGCCTGTCGACGCCTCCCCGGCCTTCGAAAGCTCCATCGCCACCGCTGCGGAAGCCGCGCGCCTCATTGTGTCCGAGGGAATGAACAAGGCACAGAACGAGATCCATTCGCGCGGAAAGTAA
- a CDS encoding NAD(P)H-dependent flavin oxidoreductase — protein MSKLLETITCPVLPAPMAGGPTTPALVRAAAAAGSFSALGLGSASVETARAAIKDCAGTRFGVNLFCPQRELTATERAAAEALAAEENAVLGDVPLTFGWQEKLTAALDGGAAVLWSMFGVFSDAEVQRIHSSGAEAWTTVTTPEEALVAASRGVDVLCVQGPEAGGHRGVWDPAAEPDQRPLEELIGAVHQVTDLPLIAAGGVRTAADVAEALSWPGVVAVSCGSAFLLSEEAGTSEHNRALLRRGGPTVSTRAFSGRYARGLETEYTRTHPDLPLVYPYLNALLKPRRARHDAEVGYCLVGTAVEKLGGGSVAQILAQLCPNGHL, from the coding sequence ATGAGTAAGCTTCTTGAGACTATCACTTGCCCGGTTCTACCTGCCCCGATGGCCGGTGGGCCCACCACGCCGGCTCTGGTCCGCGCGGCCGCAGCCGCCGGTTCTTTCAGCGCATTAGGGCTAGGCAGTGCGTCCGTTGAAACTGCCCGGGCAGCCATTAAGGACTGCGCCGGCACGCGCTTTGGTGTCAACCTCTTTTGCCCACAGCGCGAGCTCACTGCCACTGAACGGGCTGCGGCGGAAGCCCTCGCGGCAGAAGAAAATGCCGTGCTTGGCGACGTCCCCCTGACCTTCGGCTGGCAGGAAAAACTCACCGCCGCGCTGGACGGCGGAGCAGCAGTGTTGTGGTCCATGTTCGGCGTCTTCAGCGACGCCGAAGTTCAGCGCATCCACTCCTCCGGCGCGGAAGCGTGGACCACGGTAACCACTCCGGAGGAAGCCCTCGTTGCCGCAAGCCGCGGCGTCGACGTGTTGTGCGTGCAGGGCCCGGAAGCCGGTGGGCACCGCGGCGTGTGGGACCCAGCTGCTGAACCAGATCAGCGCCCGCTGGAGGAACTTATCGGCGCCGTCCACCAGGTCACAGACCTTCCGCTTATTGCCGCCGGAGGAGTGCGCACCGCTGCGGATGTTGCTGAAGCCCTCTCTTGGCCTGGCGTGGTTGCGGTCAGCTGCGGCTCGGCTTTCCTGCTGAGTGAGGAAGCTGGTACGAGCGAACACAACCGTGCGTTGCTTCGACGTGGTGGGCCCACCGTGTCCACACGTGCGTTTTCAGGGCGCTACGCCAGGGGACTCGAAACGGAGTACACCCGTACCCATCCCGATCTGCCTTTGGTGTATCCCTATCTCAACGCGTTGTTGAAGCCGCGCCGTGCCCGCCATGACGCGGAGGTTGGATACTGCCTCGTCGGGACCGCCGTAGAGAAACTGGGCGGGGGTAGTGTGGCGCAAATCCTCGCGCAACTATGCCCAAACGGACATCTTTAA